Proteins encoded together in one Streptomyces sp. B1I3 window:
- a CDS encoding carboxymuconolactone decarboxylase family protein yields the protein MDARLNLFGNQLAAKVVKHINSAGKVVTDSGLPAATQELVKIRASQINGCGFCTDMHTKDATHAGETATRLNLVAAWREATVFTDAERAALELAEQGTRIADAAGGVTDEAWANAAKHYDEEQLTALVALIALINAYNRVNVMVQQPAGDYQPGQFG from the coding sequence ATGGACGCTCGTTTGAACCTCTTCGGAAACCAGCTCGCGGCCAAGGTCGTGAAGCACATCAACTCGGCGGGCAAGGTGGTCACGGATTCGGGGCTTCCGGCCGCGACACAGGAACTGGTGAAGATCCGGGCCAGCCAGATCAACGGCTGCGGGTTCTGCACCGACATGCACACCAAGGACGCCACACACGCCGGCGAGACGGCGACACGACTCAACCTGGTCGCGGCGTGGCGCGAGGCCACCGTCTTCACCGACGCGGAGCGCGCCGCGCTGGAGCTGGCGGAGCAGGGGACCCGCATCGCGGACGCGGCCGGGGGCGTCACGGACGAGGCATGGGCGAACGCCGCCAAGCACTACGACGAGGAGCAGCTCACCGCCCTGGTGGCGCTCATCGCTCTCATCAACGCGTACAACCGCGTGAACGTCATGGTCCAGCAGCCCGCAGGTGACTACCAGCCCGGCCAGTTCGGCTGA
- a CDS encoding ADP-ribosylglycohydrolase family protein, whose translation MSTGTTTVWGRAEQQDFRSRVRGSLLGGAIGDALGAGVSGLTLEEIRAVHGVDGVADFVAGQAGRGAVTAVTQLTLFTVDGLIRAQVRRDTGAWHPPTDVHRAHLRWAATQSAWGPDERRADNGWLACEEWLYARRAPTRECLVGFGDATMGTLAVPKNPAARDSAALTRSAPFGLLVGWDPQLVLQLAVECAAHTHGHATAQLAAGAFALLVHGLARGETLDGSVQHALALLAERPGSEQVTDALRQALGSVRQGIPGPALIEALGDTDSAEEVLAVALYCALVGEDVRHGLRLAVNHSGPSAATGAVCGTLLGAMHGETALPPAWLAELEGRSTVLELSDDFAMEMTQGPALHSPTAVAPGWLARYPRG comes from the coding sequence GTGAGCACAGGGACCACAACTGTCTGGGGCCGTGCCGAGCAGCAGGACTTCCGCAGCCGGGTACGGGGCTCCCTGCTGGGCGGTGCCATCGGTGACGCGCTCGGTGCCGGCGTCTCCGGCCTCACCCTGGAGGAGATACGGGCCGTCCACGGTGTGGACGGGGTCGCCGACTTCGTCGCCGGGCAGGCCGGACGCGGGGCCGTCACCGCCGTCACCCAGCTCACCCTGTTCACCGTGGACGGTCTGATCCGGGCCCAGGTGCGCCGTGACACGGGTGCCTGGCACCCGCCCACCGACGTGCACCGCGCCCACCTGCGGTGGGCGGCCACCCAGAGTGCCTGGGGGCCCGACGAACGCCGGGCGGACAACGGCTGGCTGGCCTGCGAGGAGTGGCTGTACGCCCGCAGGGCCCCGACCCGGGAGTGCCTGGTCGGCTTCGGCGACGCGACGATGGGCACCCTCGCCGTCCCCAAGAACCCGGCCGCACGGGATTCCGCCGCGCTGACCCGCTCCGCGCCCTTCGGGCTGCTCGTCGGCTGGGACCCGCAGCTCGTCCTCCAACTGGCCGTCGAATGCGCCGCCCACACCCACGGCCATGCCACCGCACAGCTGGCGGCGGGCGCTTTCGCCCTCCTGGTCCACGGGCTGGCCCGCGGCGAGACCCTGGACGGTTCGGTCCAGCACGCCCTCGCGCTTCTCGCGGAACGCCCGGGCAGCGAGCAGGTCACCGATGCACTGCGGCAGGCACTCGGCTCCGTACGCCAGGGCATTCCCGGCCCCGCCCTCATCGAGGCACTCGGCGACACCGACTCCGCGGAGGAGGTCCTGGCCGTGGCGCTGTACTGCGCCCTGGTCGGGGAGGACGTACGGCACGGCCTGCGGCTCGCCGTGAACCACTCGGGGCCCTCGGCGGCCACCGGGGCCGTCTGCGGCACCCTGCTCGGGGCGATGCACGGCGAGACGGCACTCCCGCCCGCGTGGCTCGCCGAGCTCGAAGGGCGCTCGACCGTCCTCGAACTGTCCGACGACTTCGCGATGGAGATGACCCAGGGGCCGGCCCTGCACAGCCCGACGGCCGTCGCTCCTGGCTGGCTGGCCCGCTACCCGCGGGGTTGA
- a CDS encoding sodium:solute symporter family protein — MNSLDWAVLIGYFGVMVAIGLWSHKRVDNVSDFFTAGGKMPWWLSGISHHMSGYSAVMFTGYAGIAYQYGVTSFVTWSLPIAIGIGIGAKLFAPRLNRLRSRLHVASPLEYLKNRYNIQTQQALAWSGLLLKIVDVGAKWAAIATLLSVFTGITLTQGIFITGAITAVYCTVGGLWADALTELGQFIIQLFAGVAMLVIAMSKLGGFSSLWTVWDKLPEGHTDPTAGPYTVTFLLAYLFIKTFEYNGGMWNQAQRYMATDSARSATRSARLSAILWLVWPTVLFFPMWVAPLLVEAKKPDASDSYALMTEQLLPHGLLGLVVVGFFSHTMAMCSSDANAIAAVFTRDIAPAFSKAARNWNARSGLLAARLSTLAFLGLSMALATQINSPAFKDIISVVIKWVAGLMGPIAIPFMLGLLRGFRRSGPTAALTSWAAGLLAFYFTNYNFDGSVKTDVALQYQVALPLAISLVLYIVIGYIKPEDTPERDALIERINTDDEGPAGGSAAAVPAQQSGPEGTVVPEGVKD, encoded by the coding sequence ATGAACAGTCTCGACTGGGCCGTGCTCATCGGCTACTTCGGTGTGATGGTCGCGATCGGACTCTGGTCGCACAAGCGCGTGGACAACGTCAGCGACTTCTTCACGGCCGGCGGCAAGATGCCGTGGTGGCTGTCGGGCATCTCGCACCACATGTCCGGTTACAGCGCGGTGATGTTCACCGGCTACGCCGGTATCGCGTATCAGTACGGCGTCACGTCCTTCGTGACCTGGTCGCTGCCGATCGCCATAGGCATCGGCATCGGTGCGAAGCTCTTCGCACCCCGGCTCAACCGGCTGCGCTCGCGACTGCACGTCGCCTCACCACTCGAATACCTGAAGAACCGCTACAACATCCAGACACAGCAGGCGCTGGCCTGGTCCGGTCTGCTGCTGAAGATCGTGGACGTCGGTGCCAAGTGGGCGGCCATCGCCACGCTGCTCTCCGTCTTCACGGGCATCACCCTCACCCAGGGCATCTTCATCACGGGCGCCATCACCGCCGTCTACTGCACGGTCGGCGGGCTGTGGGCCGACGCGCTCACCGAGCTCGGGCAGTTCATCATCCAGCTCTTCGCCGGTGTCGCCATGCTGGTCATCGCGATGAGCAAGCTGGGCGGCTTCAGCTCGCTGTGGACGGTCTGGGACAAGCTGCCCGAGGGCCACACGGACCCGACGGCCGGCCCGTACACGGTGACCTTCCTGCTCGCGTACCTCTTCATCAAGACCTTCGAGTACAACGGCGGCATGTGGAACCAGGCCCAGCGCTACATGGCCACGGACTCCGCGCGCTCCGCGACCCGTTCGGCCCGGCTCTCCGCCATTCTCTGGCTGGTCTGGCCGACGGTGCTCTTCTTCCCGATGTGGGTCGCCCCGCTGCTCGTCGAGGCCAAGAAGCCCGACGCGTCGGACAGTTACGCCCTGATGACCGAGCAGCTGCTGCCGCACGGTCTGCTGGGCCTGGTCGTCGTCGGGTTCTTCTCGCACACGATGGCCATGTGCTCCTCCGACGCCAACGCCATCGCCGCCGTCTTCACCCGGGACATCGCCCCGGCCTTCTCCAAGGCGGCCCGCAACTGGAACGCCCGCAGCGGTCTGCTGGCCGCGCGGCTGTCCACGCTCGCCTTCCTCGGTCTGTCGATGGCCCTGGCGACCCAGATCAACTCCCCGGCGTTCAAGGACATCATCTCGGTCGTCATCAAGTGGGTGGCCGGCCTGATGGGCCCGATCGCGATCCCGTTCATGCTGGGCCTGCTGCGCGGGTTCCGCAGGTCGGGCCCGACGGCGGCGCTCACCAGCTGGGCCGCGGGCCTGCTCGCCTTCTACTTCACCAACTACAACTTCGACGGTTCGGTGAAGACGGACGTGGCGCTGCAGTACCAGGTGGCCCTGCCGCTCGCGATCTCCCTCGTGCTCTACATCGTGATCGGCTACATCAAGCCGGAGGACACCCCGGAGCGGGACGCGCTCATCGAGCGGATCAACACGGACGACGAGGGCCCTGCGGGCGGCTCCGCCGCCGCCGTTCCGGCCCAGCAGTCCGGTCCGGAGGGCACGGTGGTTCCCGAGGGGGTGAAGGACTGA
- a CDS encoding DUF397 domain-containing protein: MAILQGATENWTKSSYSGGNGACVEVKSPVTRAIAVRDSKAPEGPSLTFVPGAWNAFVRDVAAGTVTA; the protein is encoded by the coding sequence ATGGCTATTCTTCAGGGTGCTACGGAAAACTGGACGAAGTCGTCGTACTCCGGCGGCAACGGGGCGTGCGTAGAGGTCAAGTCCCCCGTCACGCGAGCCATTGCCGTACGCGACTCGAAGGCTCCCGAGGGCCCTTCGCTCACCTTCGTGCCCGGCGCGTGGAACGCGTTCGTGCGTGACGTGGCAGCGGGTACCGTCACCGCCTGA